The proteins below come from a single Nostoc sp. KVJ3 genomic window:
- a CDS encoding GMC oxidoreductase, whose translation MSQQFDVIVIGSGFGGSVVTCRLAESGARVLVLERGRRWTKDQYPRQAKDAWIYEHTQPQKHNGWLDLRFFKGMAVAQGAGVGGGSLCYSSVVLEANPTRFEQGWPPEITYSELQPYYDRVRKMMDVHPIPPGQHTQRAKLMQQAAQKVGYGDRFQSMPLAISFDPDWNYQLEDPLNEKHSRQFVNAQGQKQGTCVHLGNCDLGCDVHAKNTLDLNYIPAGENKGAEVRSLHLVRYIQPEEGGYRVIFDRIENGQLIRGEERGKIVVIAAGSLGSSELLLNSRDKYRTLPKVSQQLGKNWSANANVLTPDFYGKDVEVRQSIGPTITAGMDFTDSSFEGESFIIEDDGFPNMLLNAISSKLNSGKFSLFALALRNHLRRGLDEKNPLSNVMVWLGAGVDAADGQLSLGRNWLKPWETDLKLDWNIQRSKSAIDAILNLQKQLSQANGGKLYIPFYWSVLRSLLTVHPLGGCKMGTTAEDGVVDHKGEVFGYKNLYVADGAILPQAVGRNPSMTIAALAERVAHLMVNN comes from the coding sequence ATGAGCCAGCAATTTGATGTCATCGTAATTGGTAGCGGCTTTGGTGGGTCAGTAGTTACCTGCCGTTTGGCGGAATCAGGAGCGCGGGTTTTGGTATTAGAACGCGGCCGGCGTTGGACGAAAGACCAATACCCACGTCAAGCCAAAGATGCCTGGATTTATGAACACACCCAGCCGCAAAAACATAATGGCTGGCTCGATTTACGCTTTTTTAAGGGGATGGCTGTAGCTCAGGGGGCGGGGGTTGGTGGCGGCTCTCTGTGCTATTCCAGCGTGGTTTTAGAGGCAAATCCGACGCGATTTGAGCAAGGTTGGCCACCGGAAATTACTTATAGTGAATTGCAGCCTTACTACGATCGCGTGCGGAAAATGATGGATGTACATCCCATACCGCCAGGGCAGCATACCCAACGGGCGAAATTGATGCAACAGGCGGCGCAAAAAGTGGGGTATGGCGATCGCTTCCAAAGTATGCCCCTAGCAATTTCCTTCGATCCAGACTGGAACTACCAACTGGAAGATCCATTGAATGAAAAGCACTCCCGGCAATTTGTCAATGCCCAAGGGCAAAAACAAGGTACTTGTGTTCATCTGGGTAATTGTGATTTGGGGTGTGATGTCCACGCCAAGAACACCCTCGATTTGAACTATATTCCGGCGGGGGAGAATAAAGGGGCAGAAGTGCGATCGCTCCATTTGGTACGCTATATTCAACCAGAAGAAGGTGGTTATCGCGTTATTTTTGACCGCATTGAAAACGGGCAACTAATTCGTGGTGAAGAGAGGGGCAAAATAGTTGTCATCGCCGCAGGTTCCCTCGGTTCTAGTGAGTTGCTATTAAATAGCCGCGATAAGTACCGCACTTTACCTAAAGTTAGTCAGCAACTCGGTAAAAATTGGAGTGCTAACGCCAACGTTCTTACCCCCGATTTTTACGGTAAAGATGTTGAGGTTAGGCAGTCCATTGGCCCAACTATTACCGCAGGTATGGATTTTACTGACAGTAGCTTTGAAGGAGAGAGTTTTATTATTGAAGATGATGGCTTTCCTAATATGTTGCTTAATGCCATTAGCAGCAAACTAAATTCTGGCAAATTCAGCCTATTCGCCTTAGCTTTACGCAATCATTTGCGGCGTGGTTTGGACGAAAAAAATCCTTTAAGCAACGTTATGGTTTGGCTAGGTGCGGGTGTTGATGCTGCCGATGGGCAACTTTCTCTCGGTCGCAACTGGCTTAAGCCTTGGGAAACAGATTTAAAACTTGATTGGAATATCCAGCGCTCAAAGTCTGCAATTGATGCCATCCTGAATCTGCAAAAGCAACTTTCCCAAGCCAACGGCGGTAAACTTTACATTCCCTTTTATTGGTCAGTTCTCCGCAGTTTGTTAACAGTGCATCCCCTGGGAGGCTGCAAAATGGGGACAACTGCTGAAGATGGTGTGGTCGATCATAAAGGAGAAGTCTTCGGCTACAAAAATCTTTACGTCGCTGACGGGGCAATTTTACCTCAAGCTGTTGGGCGCAACCCTTCCATGACCATCGCTGCTTTAGCAGAACGGGTGGCTCACTTGATGGTGAACAACTGA